In the Blautia coccoides genome, CCAGACTGATCTTGAATACATTCAGGATCGGATTTATCAAATGTGTGCTGGAGTTCCCGTTCGCTATTATCCTGGCACTGATGCTCAACGAGATCAGGAACATGAAGTTTAAGAAGGTGACGCAGACCATTACATATCTGCCTCATTTCCTGTCATCGGTTATCATCGTCACAATGCTCCAGAGGATTCTTGCGCCGGATACCGGTATACTGAACCAGATCATAGCAGGCATGGGAGGAGACGGCGGCACATTCTTTATGATGGACGCCAAGTATTTCCTGAAGATTTTGTTTTCCATGGACCTGTGGAGAAATATCGGATGGGATTCCATCATCTATCTAGCGGCGATCAGCAGTGTGGATACAGCTCTGTATGAGGCGGCTGAGATGGACGGGTGCGGAAAGCTGAAAAAAATGTGGCACATTACACTGCCGGGGATCAGGGGAACAATAGGTCTGCTGTTCATCATGGGCATCGGAGGTCTGCTCTCCTCAGGCGTGGATCAAATCTGGCTTTTGCGTACACCCGGCAATATGACGCTGGCTGATACGCTGGATGTATATGTGGTCCGGGTAGGACTGCAGGGGGGCCAGTTTGGATATGCCACGGCGATCGGGCTTATACAGGGAGTCGTGGGATTGATACTGGTTGTGATCAGCAATAAGATATGTAAGAAGATCACAGATGTGGGACTTTGGTAGTGTGATCAGAGAAATTAAAGGAGGATGAGGTATGAAGCGAAAAGCAGCAAAAACAATTCTGGCGCTGGCTCTGTGCGGTGCCATGACAGCCGGTGCTTTGGCCGGCTGCGGAGGAAATGAAAAAGAGACAGCCAAAAATGTAAGTGCAGAGAGTAAAGAAGGAAAACCGGACACCTGGATCGCAGACCGCACCATCACGGTACAGGCATATGTGGATGACATTGGAAATTCCCTTCCCAAGGATTTAAACGATACCCCTACGATGAAAAAGATCACGGAGC is a window encoding:
- a CDS encoding ABC transporter permease codes for the protein MQAVKSLGKKKKEKRPKQPLGKRLVRYWPLYVMLLPALIYYALICYVPMAGSVLAFKDYSFNKGIWGSPWVGLKYFKTFFESYDAPRLILNTFRIGFIKCVLEFPFAIILALMLNEIRNMKFKKVTQTITYLPHFLSSVIIVTMLQRILAPDTGILNQIIAGMGGDGGTFFMMDAKYFLKILFSMDLWRNIGWDSIIYLAAISSVDTALYEAAEMDGCGKLKKMWHITLPGIRGTIGLLFIMGIGGLLSSGVDQIWLLRTPGNMTLADTLDVYVVRVGLQGGQFGYATAIGLIQGVVGLILVVISNKICKKITDVGLW